The following are from one region of the Myotis daubentonii chromosome 2, mMyoDau2.1, whole genome shotgun sequence genome:
- the LOC132226155 gene encoding olfactory receptor 6C4-like, giving the protein MKNQTFPTEFILLGLTDIPEIQLVIFILLFLTYIFSIIGNLTIITLTLLDSHLQTPMYFFLRNFSFLEISFTTTFTPRLLFSISTGKKSISFAGCFTQYFFAILFGATEFYLLAAMAYDRYVAICKPLHYTTIMSSRVCTQLVLCSWLGGFLIIISPIILTTQLDFCASNILNHYCCDYGPLIEISCSDTTLLELVDFILAFVTVVVTLVLVSISYTNIIWTILKIPSAQQRKRAFSTCSSHMIVISLSYGSCIFMYIKPSAKEGIAFNKGVALLNTSVAPLLNPFIYTLRNKQVKQAFKDVTRKIMTL; this is encoded by the coding sequence ATGAAAAACCAAACCTTTCCAACAGAATTCATTCTTCTGGGACTAACAGACATCCCAGAAATTCAACTTGTCATCTTTATACTTCTCTTCCTGACCTACATATTTAGTATTATTGGAAACCTGACCATCATCACCCTCACACTACTGGACTCCCACCTACAGACTCCCATGTATTTCTTCCTCCGGAATTTCTCCTTTTTAGAAATTTCCTTCACAACCACTTTTACCCCTAGGCTACTGTTCAGCATCTCAACTGGGAAGAAGAGCATCAGCTTTGCTGGTTGCTTCACTCAGTATTTCTTTGCCATATTGTTCGGGGCCACAGAGTTTTACCTTCTGGCTGCCATGGCTTATGACCGCTATGTGGCCATATGTAAACCCCTGCATTACACAACCATCATGAGCAGCAGGGTTTGCACCCAGCTGGTTCTCTGCTCCTGGCTAGGTGGTTTCCTAATCATCATATCCCCAATCATCCTGACCACTCAGCTGGATTTCTGTGCCTCCAACATACTCAATCATTATTGCTGTGACTATGGACCCCTCATAGAGATATCATGCTCAGACACAACACTCCTGGAGCTGGTTGACTTTATTTTAGCATTTGTGACCGTGGTGGTCACTCTGGTGCTGGTGAGTATCTCCTATACAAACATCATCTGGACCATCCTGAAGATCCCCTCTGCGCAGCAAAGGAAAAGGGCCTTTTCCACGTGCTCTTCCCACATGATTGTCATCTCCCTCTCTTATGGCAGCTGCATCTTCATGTACATAAAACCCTCAGCAAAAGAGGGAATTGCCTTCAATAAGGGAGTCGCTCTGCTCAATACCTCAGTAGCCCCTTTGTTGAACCCATTCATTTACACTCTaagaaataaacaagtaaaacaaGCCTTCAAGGATGTGACCAGAAAGATTATGACTCTTTAA
- the LOC132226156 gene encoding large ribosomal subunit protein uL24-like, which produces MSSDHSKNRKHHFKAPSHIHPKITSSPLSKELRQKYHLCSMSIHKGNEVQGVRGHYKGQQIGKVAQVYRKKYAIYMEQVQHEQAKGTTVQVGIHPSKVVITRLKLDKVREKILECKAKSRQVGKEKGKYKEELTEKMQE; this is translated from the coding sequence ATGTCCTCAGACCACAGCAAAAACCGCAAACACCACTTCAAGGCCCCCTCACACATTCACCCCAAGATCACATCTTCCCCTCTCTCCAAGGAGCTGCGGCAGAAGTACCACCTCTGCTCCATGTCCATCCACAAGGGCAATGAGGTCCAAGGGGTTCGAGGACACTACAAAGGTCAGCAAATCGGCAAGGTAGCGCAGGTGTACAGAAAGAAATATGCCATCTACATGGAGCAGGTGCAGCATGAGCAGGCTAAGGGCACAACTGTCCAGGTGGGCATTCACCCCAGCAAGGTGGTTATCACCAGGCTAAAACTGGACAAAGTTCGGGAAAAAATTCTTGAATGCAAAGCCAAATCTCGACAAGttggaaaagagaaaggcaaatataagGAAGAACTTACTGAGAAAATGCAGGAATAA